The segment TGTTTCCTGCTCCCATTCATTGAACGGATGCTTGTGACACTGAGCGCATTGAACTTGCAAGCCAAGAAAAACTCTGGTCGTTGCCGACGTCGCCAGCGTCGCGTCTTCCTGATTGACTTTGTCGATCAGAAAGTTCGTCGCACCATTGAAGTCAGGATCGCCAGGCGCGGTTGTTCCCGTCGCCGTAATCAAGTCATCAACCATCCGGTCGTAAGGCTTGCCGCGAGCAAACGAATCGCGCAGGTACTTCTGCATTCCCTCGCGATTGATCATTGAATTGTTAGCCGTGCCGCCGGTTCGGCCGATCAGCAGATTGGTCCAGACTGTCGTCCAGTTCCTCGCGAACTCCTCCGTGTAGTCGTCCGAATACAGAAGCTTTTTCACCAACGCCAAACGCTTGTCGTCTTCTTTGCTGGCCATGAAGGAGCGAGCTTCATCGACCGTTGGGGTCCGGCCGATGACGTCCAGGAATACCCGCCGGCACCACTCGCCATCGGTCGCGTCCTTGGACGGTTTCAGTTCGTACTCGGCCCAATCGCGTTCAATCAACTCATTGATTCGCGAAACCTGGGTGGGCAAGGCTGAAGTTTTTCGTGGCTCGGGATTCCGACGAGTCGAAACTTGTTTTGCGTCCTGAGCGACCGAGATTGCTGGCGACACGAATACACAGGATGCCACGGTCACGGCCGAAAGAGCCATCCATCTGCTGGCAGAGCCAAAGCCACTGAGATTGCTTTTCATCACCATCGATCGCACCTTTTTCGATTCCTTACCGCTATCAAGTATAGGCTATCGACGTTTTTCAGCAAAACTTGCCCCCGCAACACGCGAAGACGGGCTCTGATCGCGAAATTCGGGCATCGACGCGCAGCTGGACAGTTTCCGCGCTTATCTGCGCAAAAAGTGTCTTGGTGGGACACAACCGATGCAGATTCGCAAAAACGCAAGAGCCATTGGCAGGAAGAATCTTTTTTTGAAAAGCGTGGATTCCGGCTGCCTGAGACTAAAACAGGCGTTCAAAATGTGTATTGTTTTTGCGCAAATGTACGATTTTGGTGTATTAAAATAAAACAGGGCTGTCGAGATTGTATTCTCGACAGCCCTGTTTCAATCAAAATCTTATAATTGCGTCTTGGACTACCCGGTATAAACCGAGTAGCCCAAGCACTGCCTCGTCTCTATTCCGCCCTCAACTGTTTTCACAGCGTTGGGCGAACCACTTCCGAAAAACAGATAATGCAATCACCGTGCCAAACCGCTCGAAACAGTTCCCGAACCTGTTTCGGGTGATGCCATGAGTCGTGTTTGCAGAATTTGATTGGCGACAATGGTCTGCCTGCCAGTGAGTCAGGCAAGTTGCTTGGCGAGGACATTTTAGTGCTGACCCGATCAGCAAAAAGTCATGCGATATCCGAGGTGCTTGCAGTGCCACCAGCAAAGAAACCGCTGAGCTACCGGTTTCTCGTGGCAAACTTTTCTGATTAGCAAACAGATTTCTCTGATATTCAATTTTCCCATCGGGACCATTCTGCGGGCCGATAAACCGGGTGAAGAAGTCTTTTCTTTCGGTGAAGCCATGCTCTCAATATCAACTGCTCGTTTTCAGATCTGTCTTGTGTCCGCGTTCGCCTGTTTGCTCATTGCAAACCAGTGTGTGGCTCAGCAAAGTGATGGGTCGCTGTTCGTGATCAAGACTCCAGCAGTCGATCAGTCTGACTATGGCCAGCGACCGGGCGCGATTCGGTTCGCAGCGATTTCGAATCGTCAAGAAACCAGCCCGCGAGAAGACGACGGGACGGATGATCTGAAAGAGCCGTTGCTCAAGAGCGATGATCTCGAATCGAACGATTTGTTCATCGACGACGAAACCGATGACGAAACCGATGACGACATTGAGCCACGACGTTCGCCTCCGATGACCACGTGGAACCTGAAGCCCATGTCATCAATTGTGCCAGGCATTCGACCGGTCGATGGCAAGTCTCCGGCAGATCAGTCGTGGCAGTTGACCAGTCGCAGCACCACGCCGATCGCCAGTTCGGACAAGCTGTTCGCTTGGGCGGCCCCAGACATTACTTACAAGCCACTGTACTTCGAAGACGTTGCACTTGAGCGTTACGGCCAGACTCGCGGATTCATCCGTCAGCCGTTCGTTTCAGGATTCCATTTCCTGAAATCGGCAACTTTCCTGCCGTACTACTCGCTCTACGACCCGATCAACTCGTGTGACGGACCGCTGGGATACTGTCGGCCTGGCGAGTGCGTCAATTGCGTGAAGTCAAAGCACTACTTCGGGAACCCGTTCGGTTCGAGGCGATAGTGACCAAGCGAAGCACGGCGTTCGTGTTGGTCCGACAACCCGCCAAAAGTTTCCTGAATCGAGGCTGATTTCTTGATAATCGCCTCGCCAATTTTCCGCGTCTTTCGCAGTTTTCCAGCAATCGCTAGCGGTCGGTGCAAAGTCACTTCTTTGTAGCCGATTGGTGTTTGCCAGTTCACGGAATGTCTCTATACGTTGTTTCGAACTTGAGCGAAACGATTCGAACAAGTCCACCTCGAACGATACTTTAGAGTTCGGTCGCAGTGTACGGGATTGCGGGATCCTCACACACCCTCCCTCCTGGGGAAGAGCTTATTGCTTGTTGAGACATCAGGTTTCTGGGTCAACCGTTTCAACAGGTGCTCACGACTGAGCTTACTGTGCACTGAGGCAGCGTATGCTGCCTCAGTGCCAGGGAACATAAACGCTGCTTTTCCACGATGAGAAGCAGCGTTTTTTTATGCTTCAGGCTTATCGGACAGTGCCGCAGATTCTCGGTTGGTGCTCAGTCGGCGATCTGTCGAACAAATAACGTATTTCATTCGTTAATGTTTGACACTTCGAAGATGCGGATGTGTTAAAAACGGGAAGGCAAAAATGCCCGTTCAATCCCGCTCTCCAAAAAAGGTCACTCCGATGCAAAAGCTAATTTTCACACTCGTCATTTTTGCTTCCATTTCCATGTCGTCACTGGCGATCGCCCAACGTCCTGGCGGCGGAGAAGGCGGGCAGCGTGGCGAACGCGGTGCTCAACGCGGAGAGCGTGGCGGACCTAGCGGAGGCCGTGGTGGTCAGCGCGGCGGACAGCGCCCCATTTCACCATTGATGTCGGCTCTTGATGTTGACAAAGATGGAAAGCTTTCAGTCGAAGAAATTGCGAATTCGGTTGCGGCATTGAAGACGCTTGATAAGAACAAAGACGGCGTTCTGGAAGCGTCGGAACTTGCTCCGGAACGCGGAGGCCGAGGTGGTCAGGGCGGTCGTGGTCAGCAGGGCGGCGGTGGAAACTGGGATCCTGGCGCGTTCGTCGATCGCATCATGGAACGCGATGCCGATAAGGACGACAAGCTTTCGAAGGAAGAAGCCGGTGAGCGAATGTCGCGAGGATTCGATGACGCAGATACCGACAAAGACGGATACCTGACTCGCAAAGAAGTTGAAGCGATGACGAAGCAGTGGCAGGGCGGCGGCGGTGGTGGTCGTGGCGGCCGCGGAGGTCGTGGCGGAGGCGGCGCTGAATCGCCAAAAGCAAAAGAGAATCGTCCTGCGTTTGATGATCAGTAGTCCGGACGATCAACTTTTCTGCAGACATCAATGTCAATGTCTCACTGCTCTCTTCTCGCCGCTACCTTCTGTTCAGGATTTAATATGACTCAATTACAGACTCGCTACTTCTCTCTCGCAGCACTTTTTGCATTTACCGTTTTCACTATCTCCGCCGAAGCCCAGGAAGACTGGCCGCGATTTCGTGGAGCAAGTGGAAGTGGAATCAGCAGCAGTTCCGCTCCGACTCAATGGGGTCCGGAAAAGAACATCCAGTGGAAAACCGCGCTGCCAGGTGCGGGAGCTTCTTCTCCGGTCGTCGTTAGTGACAAGGTCTTTTTGACTTGCTATTCCGGCTACGGTGAGAGCCGTGAAAACGTTGGCAATAAAGAAGACTTGAAACGTCACGTCGTTTGTATTGACCGAACGACTGGCAAAGAGTTGTGGTCCAAGACCATCGCCGGGACCGCCAACGAAGATGACTTTTCTGGGATCGGCGTGACGGCTCACGGATACGCTTCGCACACTCCGGTTTGCGACGGCGAAAGCCTGTTTGTCTTTCTCGGAAAGTCCGGCGTCATCGCTTACGATTTGGATGGGAAAGAGCTTTGGAAGAAAAGCGTTGGCGACGGTTCCGACTCGCGCAAGTGGGGGTCGGCATCGAGCCCGATCGTTCACGATGGCTTGTTGATCGTGCCTGCGTTGGCTGAGAGCCGAGCCGTTTATGCTTTGGATAAAAAGACTGGCGAACAGGTTTGGGTTTGCGAGTCCGATGCTTTGGACAACACTTGGGCGACTCCGATGATTGTCAACGTTGACGACAGACGCAGTGACATTGTGATTGGTGTTCCGGATGAATTGTGGGCGATCAATTCGGAAAATGGAAAACTTAAATGGGCCGCGTCGGGAATCGGCGACACTGGTTTTTACACCAGCGCCGTTGAGAGCGACGGCATGATCTACGCTTCGATCGGCGGACGATCCGGCGGCGGCAGCATCGCCATTCGATCTGGGGGAACGAAGGATGTGACTGATTCGCACGTTGCATGGAACGGTCGTACGATGGCCAGTTTCGCCTCTCCGGTTGTCTACAACGGTCACATGTTCGTGATCGGGCGTGGTGGCGTGGTGAGCGTTGTCGACATTGAGACGGGTAAAGAAGTCGGTAAGAGTCGTATGCAGTCGAGTGATTCAAGTCGACCGAAGAGTTCTGGTGGTGGCGGGCGATTTGGTTCGCCGGACTATGGTTCACCGGTGATCGCTGGTGACAAGGTTTACTACACCAAGGGCAACGGCGAGACGTTTGTGTTCAATGCGGACGCAGAGTGTAAGCAGATTGCAGCCAATAAGTTGACGGACGATGCCGAGATTTTTCCCGGTACGCCAGCGATTAGCAATGGTCAACTTTTGATTCGTTCGAACAAGTATCTGTACTGTATTGGCGAATAGAGCCAGCCAACGAATTTGAAGACTACAGCTACGACAGGCCAGCGATTGTGCTGGCCTGTTTTTTTGTTCCGTTTGATGCGCCAGCCAGCCCGAACCGAGAGGACTCGGGCGAACAAGTCCTTGAAGCTGGCGTTTAAATGTTCATTTCTGGAGATTCAGACGTTCAGCGGACTGAGCTTCTTCGAACGCTTCGAATTGCTTAGGAATTGACGCTGGCCGCCAAATTCTTGGCCGGTTTCCTGTTTCACCAGCCGGATTGTCTTTTTTGACCCGAAATATCTGCACCTCGGGCGTTCTGCAGCCACGAAATCACGGTTTGGCATCTTCGCTAATTGAGGGGACTTTGGTAACCTTTTGGCTTCGAAATTTAACCATCTATGCCGTATCAGATCGGCGTTTTGACCGGTTTGGGATTTAGTTTTTGTGACCAAACAATTTGCAGCCATCGGGCCGATCTCCGTTCACCTTCCTGAAAAAGTGGAATCCAACGCGGTTCTGAAAGAAGACAATCCGCGATGGGACATGGACCTGATCGCCTCCAAGACAGGGATCCACAACCGACACATCGCGGCAGAAGATGAAACTTCTTCCGACCTTGGTGTTGCAGCCTGCGAAAAACTTTTTGCGGAACACGATATCGATCCAGCTTCGATCGACTTTCTGTTGTTCTGCACGCAGACGCCCGACTTTGCGTTGCCGACGACCGCTTGTCTGATGCAAAATCGACTGGGATTGCGCACCGACTGCGGAGCCCTCGATTTCAATCTTGGCTGCAGTGCCTATCCGTACGGGCTTTCGATCGCCGACGGACTGATTCAATCAGGCGTCGCGAAACGGATCCTGTTCGTGACGGCTGAAACGTACTCCAAATTCATCGACAAGAACGATCGCAGCATCCGCACGATCTTCGGCGATGCCGCAGCGGCGACCTTGATCGAGCCGCATTCTGAACCGTCGATCACTGGTTACAAATTTGGTACCGATGGCAGTGGCGCTCACATGTTGTGCGTGACTCCGGCCAGCCCCGGTGGATTTCGCAAAACGGATCAGGACTTTCAGCCACAACGAAAACGGCGCTGGAAAAGCGATTTGTACATGGACGGCCCGAACCTGATTAACTTTACGTTGTCAGAGATTCCGAAGTTGATTGAACAGATCCTGGCCAGTTCGGATTCGACGAAAGATGAACTCGATCAGTACCTCGTGCATCAGGCGACGTTCAAGATGCTGGACATGTTGCGACAACAGTTGGGGATCGACGAGTCACAGATTCCGATCGAGCTGGCTGATGTCGGAAACACGGTTTCGTCGACGCTTCCGATTCTGATCACTCAGCTTCGCGAGCAGAAACGACTGTCCAAAGACCGGAAGAACATCCTGATCGGATTCGGCGTCGGTCTGTCCTGGTCGGGCTGTGTCTGGAAAGACGTCCTGCAACCCGGTTAGGTCGTTTTTCTCAGCTACGTGCGAGTTCGAGAGGACTTCGCACGACTGGGACCATTTTAACGAATCGTATTCCCGTCCATTGATGGGCGGTCGGTCTTCCTTCGTGTCCGGTTCGGGCTACGATTGGAATCCTGTTATAGAAAAGAAGAGTCTTCAAACTCACAAATTAGCATGCGTGTACTTTCCGGAATTCAACCGACGGGCCGGCCTCACTGGGGCAACTGGTTTGGCGCCGTTCAACAATACATCGCGCTTCAAAACGAAGACGAGTCGTATTACTTTGTGGCGAACTTGCACGCGCTGACCACGATCCGCGACGGTGAACAGCTCTACCAAAACTCGCTCAACACGACGATGGACATGCTGGCTCTGGGGCTTGATCCTGAGAAAGCTGTTTTGTTCCTGCAGTCCGACGTGCCCGAGGTTTCCCAGTTGTGCTGGATCCTGATGTCGGGGACTCCGATGGGTTTGCTCGAGCGGTGCGTCTCGTACAAAGACAAAATTGCCAAGGGAATGCCCGTCGTCACCGGTCTGTTTACGTATCCGGTTCTGCAGGCCGCCGATATTCTTGCTTACGATTCGAACATTGTTCCTGTCGGCGAAGATCAAAAGCAGCACATTGAATTTTGTCGTGATGTTGCGAACGCGTTTAACCATCAGTACGGAGAAGTCTTCGTCGTGCCAGAACCTCGGATTCTCGATCAGAGCGCCAAGATTCCTGGAACGGATGGCGAGAAGATGTCCAAAAGCTACGGCAACTTTATCGAGGTCTTCGAGCCAGTTAAATCGATGAAGAAGAAAGTCATGCGAATCGATACGGATTCGCGGCCGATGGAAGATTCGAAGGAACCGGAAGGCGACCATCTGTTTCAGCTTTATTCTTTGTTTGCAGAACCGGACAAAGTCGAAGAGATGGCAGCGACCTATCGCCGCGGCGGATTTGGCTACGGCGACGTAAAGAAGGCGCTCGCCGAAGCGGCAGAGAACTACTTTGCAGAAGCCAGAGAGCGTCGGACTGAGTTGGAATCGGATCCGGACCGGATACGGGATATTCTGAACGAAGGTGCAAAGAAAG is part of the Mariniblastus fucicola genome and harbors:
- a CDS encoding EF-hand domain-containing protein, which translates into the protein MQKLIFTLVIFASISMSSLAIAQRPGGGEGGQRGERGAQRGERGGPSGGRGGQRGGQRPISPLMSALDVDKDGKLSVEEIANSVAALKTLDKNKDGVLEASELAPERGGRGGQGGRGQQGGGGNWDPGAFVDRIMERDADKDDKLSKEEAGERMSRGFDDADTDKDGYLTRKEVEAMTKQWQGGGGGGRGGRGGRGGGGAESPKAKENRPAFDDQ
- a CDS encoding outer membrane protein assembly factor BamB family protein; amino-acid sequence: MTQLQTRYFSLAALFAFTVFTISAEAQEDWPRFRGASGSGISSSSAPTQWGPEKNIQWKTALPGAGASSPVVVSDKVFLTCYSGYGESRENVGNKEDLKRHVVCIDRTTGKELWSKTIAGTANEDDFSGIGVTAHGYASHTPVCDGESLFVFLGKSGVIAYDLDGKELWKKSVGDGSDSRKWGSASSPIVHDGLLIVPALAESRAVYALDKKTGEQVWVCESDALDNTWATPMIVNVDDRRSDIVIGVPDELWAINSENGKLKWAASGIGDTGFYTSAVESDGMIYASIGGRSGGGSIAIRSGGTKDVTDSHVAWNGRTMASFASPVVYNGHMFVIGRGGVVSVVDIETGKEVGKSRMQSSDSSRPKSSGGGGRFGSPDYGSPVIAGDKVYYTKGNGETFVFNADAECKQIAANKLTDDAEIFPGTPAISNGQLLIRSNKYLYCIGE
- a CDS encoding ketoacyl-ACP synthase III produces the protein MTKQFAAIGPISVHLPEKVESNAVLKEDNPRWDMDLIASKTGIHNRHIAAEDETSSDLGVAACEKLFAEHDIDPASIDFLLFCTQTPDFALPTTACLMQNRLGLRTDCGALDFNLGCSAYPYGLSIADGLIQSGVAKRILFVTAETYSKFIDKNDRSIRTIFGDAAAATLIEPHSEPSITGYKFGTDGSGAHMLCVTPASPGGFRKTDQDFQPQRKRRWKSDLYMDGPNLINFTLSEIPKLIEQILASSDSTKDELDQYLVHQATFKMLDMLRQQLGIDESQIPIELADVGNTVSSTLPILITQLREQKRLSKDRKNILIGFGVGLSWSGCVWKDVLQPG
- the trpS gene encoding tryptophan--tRNA ligase — its product is MRVLSGIQPTGRPHWGNWFGAVQQYIALQNEDESYYFVANLHALTTIRDGEQLYQNSLNTTMDMLALGLDPEKAVLFLQSDVPEVSQLCWILMSGTPMGLLERCVSYKDKIAKGMPVVTGLFTYPVLQAADILAYDSNIVPVGEDQKQHIEFCRDVANAFNHQYGEVFVVPEPRILDQSAKIPGTDGEKMSKSYGNFIEVFEPVKSMKKKVMRIDTDSRPMEDSKEPEGDHLFQLYSLFAEPDKVEEMAATYRRGGFGYGDVKKALAEAAENYFAEARERRTELESDPDRIRDILNEGAKKARAKASEVLRRAQDACGLKPPRK